GTCCAACCAAGATCGAAGGCAACCCCGATCATCCCATCAGCCGAGGGGCCACAGGCGTCTTTGAGCAGGCTTCGCTCCTTAACCTGTACGACCCGGATCGTTCACAGCGCGTGTTGCATCGGGGTCAGCCGTCTTCATGGGCTGATTTTGTGCAATTTGCGCAGCGTCTGGTGGCCGAAGCGGGGAGCAAACGGATCGCTGTGCTTTGCGAGCCAAGCAGCTCACCTACGCTGGCTGCTCTGCGGCAAGAGCTGGCGCGGCGCTATGCGCAAGTGCACTGGATCGAATATGCTGCTGAAGGAGACGACAACGAGCGCCTGGGGTTGCAGCAAGCCTTTGGTCAGCCGGTGCGGGCGCGCTACCGCTTCTCTGAAGCGCGTGTTATTGTGAGCTTAGATGCAGATTTCCTGGGACCCACAGATCGCAACTTTGTCGAGAACACCCGGGAGTTTGCGGCCAGCCGCCGGATCGCGCAACCTGGTGACGAAATCAGCCGGTTGTATGTGGTGGAAAGCGCCTACACGATCACCGGCGCGATGGCTGATCACCGGCTGCGACTTCGGGCCAGTGACATTCCAGCCTTTGCCGCAGCGCTTGCGGCCGAGCTAGGTATAGAAGAGCTCCGCGTCGCTGGAGCGCGCTTTGCGAGCCATCCTTATGTGGTTGAGATTGCCCGCGAGTTGCGGGAAGCAGGTAGCCGTGGGGTAGTGCTTGCAGGCGAGACGCAACCTCCTGTGGTGCATGCGCTGTGTGCTGTGCTGAACGATCTGCTCGGCAGTTTGGGCCGCACGGTCACACTGCACGCCTTAGAAGTTCCTGCTCAGTCCCAAGCAGAGGCCTTAGCCACGCTGATGCAGGCCCTCAAGGCTGGTGAGGTAGATGTTTTGGTGCTTTTGAACGTCAATCCCGTTTATGATGCGCCCGCAGCGCTCGGGTTTGCGGAGGCGTTGGCACAGGTACCCGAAGTCATCCATTTGGGATTGCACGTAGACGAAACCGCCCAACAGAGCACTTGGCACCTGCCCGCAGCGCACTATCTTGAAGCTTGGGGCGATGGGCGGGCCTACGATGGCACGCTTTCGGTCATCCAGCCGCTGATTGCCCCCCTATACGCTGATGCGCACTCAGCCATCGAAGTGGTGGCGCTGCTGGCTTCAGGACAAGAGCAAAGCGGCTACGACCTGGTGCGCAATCAGTGGCGGGTGCTCCTGGCAGGTCGTGGATCTTTTGAGCAAGCCTGGCAGCGCGTATTGCACGATGGCTTTTTGCCCGATTCTGCCTATCCTACAGTTTCGCTGCGTCCTACCCGTCAGTTCTTGGCCAGCTGGCCTACAACAACAGCAGAAGGCCTAGAGGTGGTCTTTCGCCTGGACCCCACCGTGCTCGATGGCAGTTTTGCCAACAACGCCTGGTGCCAGGAACTGCCTGATCCGATGACTAAGATCGTTTGGGACAATGTGGCCATTTTGAGTCCCAAGACAGCTGAGCAGTTGGGCATAACGCAGCGATATCACAAAGGTGCTTACTTTGTCGATGTCCTCGAACTGACGCTTGAGGGCCGTTCTGTAGCGTTGCCTGCCTGGATCTTACCCGGGCATCCCGACCAGACGATCACCGTCAATTTGGGCTACGGCCGCCAGATTCGCTCCAATAGGTCTGAGCGCAAGACTTCGTTTTTCGATTTGGACGACTACACCGATATCTACAACCAGGGGGCGATTGCCACAGGTGTGGGCGTCAATGTAGCTCCCTTGCGGCGCCTGGATAGCCCGTATGTAGCGCAGGGCGTGCAGTTGCGTAAAACAGGCCAGACCTACAAAATTGTCACGACGCAGGATCACGGGGCAATGGAGGGGCGGCCGTTGGTACGCATGGCCACGTTGGAAGAGTTTCGGAAACAGCCAAAATTTGCCCAGGAAGCAGAACCTCCGCTGGAAGGACTTGAGCCATGGGCTGAGTATCCCACCCTGTGGGAAGAGCGGCACCCCAGCCGCCAGCCCGATTTTCAGAACAGCGATTACTACCGCAACCAGTGGGGGATGGTCATAGACCTCAATGCTTGCACGGGATGCAACGCTTGCGTTGTTGCCTGCAACAGTGAGAACAACATCGTGATGGTGGGTAAGCGAGAAGTAGGTCGCGGCCGCGAAATGCACTGGTTACGTATTGATCGCTATTTTGTAAGCGATGAGGCGCACGCCGACAATCCGCAGGTAGTTGTGCAGCCTGTGCCTTGCATGCACTGTGAAAATGCCCCCTGCGAGTCGGTTTGCCCGGTGGCAGCGACAATGCACTCGCCAGATGGCCTCAACGAGATGGTCTATAACCGGTGCATCGGCACCCGCTATTGTTCTAATAACTGTCCTTACAAGGTGCGGCGTTTTAACTGGTTTAACTGGGTCAAAACGCTGCCCATTCAGGTGCAGATGGCCCAAAACCCGGACGTGACCATGCGCTTCCGTGGCGTGATGGAGAAATGCACCTACTGCGTGCAGCGCATCCGCGAAGCGCAGCGCCAGGCCAACGTCGAGCAGCGACCGTTGCGGGATGGCGAGGTCAAGACCGCCTGTCAGCAGGCTTGTCCGGCCGAGGCGATTTCGTTTGGGGACCTAAACGATCCCAATAGCAAGGTTTCGCGCGACAAGCAAAACGTGCGGCGCTATGAAATGCTGGCTTACCTGAACGTCAAACCGCGCACTTCCTACTTGGCGCGCGTGACAAACCCCAACCCAAGGCTCCTTGAAGTAGAAACGATAGCCTAAACGGCTGTTAAAAAGATGCATTAAGGCGATGGCGCACGCAACGGCAAAGGACCTGTCGGCTCTGGCCCGTACCGATCATGAGGTCGAGGCCCCACTTGTGCAGGGTGGACTGACGTTCCATGACATTACCGAGCTGGTTTCTCAGCACGCCGAAAAAAAGACTCCGAAAACTTGGTGGGCCGTGTTCATCTTCCCCTTTTTGGGGACACTGACGCTGGTCACCATGCTGTCCTACCTGGTGTGGAATGGCATTGGCGTTTGGGGGAATAACGTTCCAGTAGGTTGGGCCTGGGATATTGTGAACTTTGTCTTTTGGGTCGGTATCGGTCACGCCGGCACATTGATTTCAGCCATTTTGTTTCTTTTCCGCCAGCGGTGGCGTACCTCGATCAATCGGGCCGCCGAGGCGATGACCATTTTTGCGGTAATCTGTGCCTTGATTTTTCCCACCTTTCACGTAGGCCGGGTGTGGGTGATTTACTGGACGCTGCCCTTCCCGAACCAGATGGAGATGTGGCCTCAGTTCAAAAGCCCCCTTTTGTGGGATGTGTTTGCCGTGTCGAGTTACTTTATCGTATCGCTGGTCTTTTGGTATGTAGGTTTAATCCCAGACTTGGCTACGCTGCGGGATCGGGCAGCAAGGATGGGGCGTAAGCTCAGGGCCAAAATCTTGGGTTTCTTGTCGCTTGGCTGGTGCGGCGCCAATCGGCACTGGCGTAACTATGAAAAAGCCTACATGCTGTTGGCCGGCTTGGCTACGCCCCTGGTGCTCTCGGTACACTCGGTCGTGTCTTTCGACTTTGCCGTATCGATCATTCCTGGATGGCATACGACCATCTTTCCTCCCTACTTCGTTGCGGGCGCCATCTTCTCTGGGTTTGCCATGGTGGTCACGCTCCTGGTGCTGGCCCGTAAAGCCTATGGCCTAGAAAACGTGATCACGCTAGATCACCTGGAGAAGATGAACATCATCATGCTCGTAACGGGTACGATGGTGGGCTTTGCTTACATCACCGAGTTTTTCATTGCCTGGTACTCTGGTGTGCCTTATGAGCGCTACGCTTTCATTAACCGCGCTACGGGGCCTTATGCCTGGGCTTATTGGATCATGATGTCTTGTAACCTGATTTTCCCCCAGTTTTTCTGGGTTAAAAAGTTGCGGCGCAACATTCCTTTTATGTTTCTGGCCTCGATCGTGGTAAATATCGGCATGTGGTTCGAGCGGTTTGTGATCATTGTGACATCACTGCACCGGGACTTTTTGCCCTCAAGTTGGGATTACTACACCCCCACCTGGGTGGATGTGCTGACGCTTATCGGTTCGTTCGGATTGTTTCTTACGCTCTTTATGTTGTTCCTGCGTTTTGTGCCCATGGTGGCCATGGCGGAAGTGAAGGGAGTATTGCCGGAAGCTGATCCGCACTACTATGAGGCCCATGGCGACGGCCACAGCCGTCCAGCCCAGGTGCAGCTTAAAGATCGGCACGCCTAACGATAAAAGGAGCGTGACGCTATGTTGAAAGCATTGCAGCGCGCCGTAAGGACCTCGATGGGCATTTATGATCCGCCATCAGGCCAGTCGGTTTATGGTTTGCTGGCCGAGTTTTCCGACCCAGCAGCATTGCTGCACGCTGCCCGTCAGGTTCGTAAAGCAGGGTATCAACATTTTGATGCGCATAGTCCTTTCCCCATCCATGGGATGGATGAGGCGATGGGGTTAGGAAACTCCAAAGTGGGGTTTGTTGCGCTAGGAGGCACTGTAACCGGTCTGGCATTGGCCTGGTGGATGCAGTGGTGGATGGGGGCAGTGGACTATCCCCTGAATATCAGTGGTAAACCCTTTTTTGCCATTGAGCCCTCAGTACCCATCATGTTTGAGCTGACGGTGCTGTTTTCTGCATTGGCTGCCGTGGCCGGCATGTTGGCGCTCAACGGCTTGCCCCGTCCGTACAATCCACTGTTCTACTCTCAGAATTTTAGCCGGGTGACCGATGACGGCTTCTTTTTGTTTGTAGCGGCCAGCGATGCGAAATTCGACCTTGTGGCCACGCGGCAGCTTTTGGAGCAGCTGGGGGGCTATAACATTGAGGTTATTGAAGATCGTGGCGAAGAAGAATGGGTCGAGGCGCCAGCAGCACCCGCTGAAGTGACGGTAAACGCTACCTGAACAAACATGATCATGTTGCGCACAAGTTGGACGGGATTGTTTCTACTGTTGCTTTTGAATGGCTGCCGGGGGATGATCTCAAGTAAACCCCCTGTGCATCCAAACTTAAACATGGACTTTCAGGAGAAATTTGAAGCCCAGGAGCTAAATCCGTTTTTTGCAGACCGGAGGGCTATGCGTCCGCCCGTTCCGGGCACGGTGGCCCGAGGGTTGCTCAAAGAAGACACGCCGTTTTATTTCGGTAGGACGGCCGAAGGGGCTTATGTTGCGCGTGTTCCAGTAGCCGTAACTGCAGAGCTGGTTATGCGAGGCAGGGAACGATACAACATCTACTGCGCGGTTTGTCATGGGGCTGCAGGCGATGGCCAAGGTATCATCATGCGGGGGAACTACGGCTACACGCCGGCGCCTTCGTTTCATGAAGATCGGCTGCGCACTGTAGAGGACGGCTATATTTTTGAAGTGATCACCAACGGGGTGCGCAACATGCCCGCCTATGCGCATCAAATTCCGGTAGCAGATCGTTGGGCTATTGTGGCCTATGTGCGCGCGCTCCAGCGTAGCCAGCAGGCTACGGCTGCTGACCTACCTGTTGAAGTCCTCCAAGAACTCCAGCAATCCACAAGCAGCCGCTAAGCAAAATCGTTATGGCAGCCTTGAAGTTTTCCTCGTTTCCTGTTTGGTTGATTGATCCGCTTCGGCCAACGCGGGATAAGGCAGAACCGCACTACCGGTTGACTGAAGACGTGCGCCCTTGGGCGGTTCCTTTAGCCATTGGCGTAGCGTTTTTATGCATCAGTGGGGTTGGCTGGGCACTTGAGGCGGAGCAGTTTTACTTTTCATATCTCGTGGGCTGGACGTTCTGTTTGACGCTTGCCTTAGGGGCCTTGTTTTTTGTTATGATTCAGCACCTGACGCGGGCGCAGTGGGTGGTAGCCGTACGACGGCTGCCTGAAGCCTTGCTGTGGAGCTTCCCAGTGCTAGCGGTGCTGTTTGTCCCGCTGCTTTTTGGGTTACATGACCTGTATCACTGGACGCACCCCGAGGTCTACGACCCAGCCCATCCTGACTATGATCCTATTTTAGCCGGTAAACAGCTCTATCTAAACGTGCCGTTCTTTTTGGCCCGCATCGCTTTCTACTTTTTCATTTGGACGCTTCTAGCCTATAAGCTCTACACGCTTTCGGTGCGGCAGGACGTTGACCCAGATCCCGCCATCCCGGCTCAGCAACGGAAAGTCAGTGCCTGGGGTATGCCACTCTATGGCGTGACGGTTGCGTTTGCAAGCTATGACTTTTTGATGTCGCTTGACCCCCACTGGTATTCGACAATCTTTGGCGTGTATTTCTTTTCCGGTGCTTTCTTTGTGGCGCTGGGGTTCATTACGACCTGTTATGTAGTGCTGACGCGTACAGGGACGCTGCGTGGCATCGTGCGCGTGCCGCATTTTCAAGACCTGGGCAAGTTGATGTTCGGCTTTACGGCGTTTTGGGCCTACATTGCCTTTAGCCAGTATATGCTTATCTGGTATGGCAACCTGCCAGAAGAGACGATCTGGTTCCGGCATCGGCTAGAGCACGGTTGGGAAGTGCTCAGCCAAGTGCTGGTATGGGGTCATTTTGTATTGCCTTTTGTGATATTGTTACCCTGGGTTGCTAAGCGGACCGCACTTTTGCTGGGCATTATGGGTGTTTGGTTTGCCTTGATTCACTGGGTCGATTTGTTCTGGGTAGCTATGCCGGTACTGCATGCTGAGCAGATGCGTTTCCATTGGTTGGATGTAACCTGCTGGCTGGGGTTATTCGGCCTAATGGTGGGGCTGCTCTTTTACCGGCTAAGCCGGCACAGTCTAGTACCGCAAAATGACCCCTACCTAGCACGATCGCTGGCTTTGCATTAGCCGCAGCATTTTCACAGGGGCTTTGCAAAATAAGACAACCCTGGCTTTTATTGGGCGTTTGTAGTGTGTAAAACACAGGACCCATGGCCGACCACTACACAGAATCTGCAATAGCACCGGCTATTGAAACAGCAGCGCTGGAGGTGCAACCAGACGAGACAAACGTTCAGGCACCTTCGCTTTTCCGCATGGTGCTGGGAACTGCCGTGCTGCTTGCCGTGATCGTTATTGCTTTGGTTTTTGTTGCCCGATGGCAGATGCAAAAAGACGCTGAAGCAGCTGCGGCTCAGGCACGCTATCCGTTGTTAGAAGAGACCCGAGCGCATGGAGCAGCCTTGCTGCAAGGCTATGGTGTGGTAGATGAAGCGGCGGGAGTCTATCGTATTCCCATTGAAAAAGCAATGGACGACATCGTTGCGCGCTATGGGAACGCCCAGCAGGTGGTATGGCCGCAGCCTTCGGAGGTAGCAAGGCCCTAGGGCTTGGAAATCATGCAGGGTATACGCCGACACATAGGGTGTTGGGGGATTGGGATAGGGATGTTTATAGCGGTCTCTGCCTATGCCCAGCGCAGCGGCCAGCAGTTGGCCGTATTTGAAGGCGTGGGCATAACGGAACAGTTGGGCGCGCAGATACCTTTGAACTTGACCTTTTATGATGAAAGCGGGCAACCTGTAAGCCTTAAAGCGTTTTTCGATGGCCGGCGTCCGGTGCTGCTCACGCTGGTCTACCACGATTGCCCGATGCTTTGCAACCTGATGCTAGACGGGCTAACACGTACGCTTCGCCAAATGACCTGGGCGCCAGGGGAGCAGTTTCAAGTGCTCACCATTAGTTTTAATGCTATAGAAACGCCAGAACTGGCCCGAAGGCAGAAAGCCCGCTACCTGCAAGAGCTGGGAAGGCCTGAGGCTGCTGCAGGATGGCACTTTCTCACGGGGGATTCCCTGAGTATTCAAGCATTAACCCGTGCGGTAGGCTTTCACTTCCGCTGGGTGCCTGCGCAGCAGCAATTTGCGCATCCGGCAGCGCTGATTTTTCTGAGTGGCAACGGTATGGTCGCACGCTATCTCTACGGCCTGGAGCACAATGCGGCTGATGTACGCAAGGCGCTGGTTGAGGCTTCAGAGGGCAAAGTAGGTAACGTGCTCGACCAGGTAATTTTGTATTGTTTTCAATACGATCCCAACCAAAACTCCTACGTAGCCAATGCCTATAACCTCATGCGGTTGGGCGGAGGATTGACCGTGCTTGGGTTAGGAGTGATGCTGCTGTTTTTCTGGCGCCGCGAGCGGCGTCGGCAGCAGCAGGCCATGCACGCTCCCGCATGATTCAAACTACGCATGCAAGCAATGATCTGGTTGCAGGGTACAGCTTGGCTGCCAGAGGCAGCCTCTTCTGTTGCGTCAGAGGTTGACGCGCTGTTTCATTTTTGGGCATGGGTGAGTGTTGTGCTTTTTTTAGGCGTCATTGGCGCCACCTTGTTTTTTGTGGTGCGCTATCGGCGCCGTAGCATAGAAGAAGTGCCCCAGCCCGTTAAAGAAAAAAAGCTCATTGAGCTGGCCTGGATTGTGCTTCCCACGATTTTAGTTCTCATTGTATTTACGTGGGGTTTTCGGGTCTACATCAAGATGTATACCGCCCCACCAAACGCTTACGAAGTGCTTGTTCATGCTTACCAGTGGTACTGGGAGTTTGAGTATCCGAACGGGGTCAAGACAACCAACGAGCTGCATGTTCCGGCCAATCGACCCGTACGGCTGCGCATGAGCAGCGCGGACGTGATTCACAGCCTGTATGTGCCGGCTTTTCGCGTAAAGCAAGACGTGCTCCCAGACCGCTACTCAACGCTTTGGTTTGAAGCGACGCAACCAGGGCAATACACCATCTTCTGCACCGAGTACTGCGGTACGCAGCACTCCGGTATGGTGGCCAAGGTGGTAGTGCATCCGGAACAGGAATTTGAGCAATGGCTCCAGGAGGCAGGCGTTCCTGAAGACATGCCCTTGCCAGAACTGGGTGCTCGGTTGTATCGCGAAAAAGCTTGCTTTAGCTGCCATTCGCTTGACGGATCACGTGGCGTTGGGCCTACTTTTAAGGGGCTTTATGGTCACGAAGTTGAGTTGGAAGATGGATCACGTGTGGTTGCCGACGAGAATTACCTACGGGAGTCCATTCTGCAACCCGGTGCTAAAATTGTACGGGGCTATCCTAATGTGATGCCGGCCAGTTATGCTTCGTTGAGTGAGCGCGAGGTGGCTGCGTTGATTGAATTCATTAAGCAGCAGCAGTAATTGCTGAGGAGGGTCTCATGGCTACACAAATGCATGCTGCGACTGTCGCCCAGTCCCAGGCTGAGGTAAACTACCTCAACCATGCCCGAGGGCTGAAGTCTTGGCTGCTGACGCTGGATCACAAGCGCATTGGCCTGCTCTATTTGATCTCGATTGCACTGTTTTTTGTGGTAGGGGGCATTCTGGCTTTGCTGGTTCGCTTGGAGTTGTTTGAGCCGGGCCAGACGATCATGAGCGCCGAGACCTACAACCACGTCTTTACATTGCATGGCGCGATCATGATCTTTTTGTTTCTCATTCCAGCGGCGCCCGCGGTTTTAGGCAACTTTGCCTTGCCGATCATGATCGGGGCCCGAGACGTAGCCTTTCCGCGCTTAAACCTGGCCAGCTGGTACATTTTCTGGCTGGGGGCCATCACGATGCTGGTAGGGATTGTGACCAGCGGCCTGGATACGGGGTGGACGTTCTATACGCCCTACTCTACCATGACAGGCTCTGGCGTGACCTGGGTGGTGCTCGGCGTATTCATTTTGGGCTTTTCGTCTATCCTGACTGGCCTAAACTTTATTGTTACCATTCATAAAATGCGGGCCCCCGGTATGACTTGGAGTCGGTTGCCTCTGTTTGTGTGGGGCCTTTATGCCACAAGCATTGTGCAGATTTTAGCTACACCGGTGCTGGGCATTACGCTATTGCTACTGGCGTTGGAGCGCATTTTAAAGATCGGCATTTTTGATCCGGCTCTCGGTGGCGACCCCGTGCTGTTCCAGCACTTTTTCTGGTTTTACTCACACCCGGCGGTGTACATCATGATTTTGCCGGGTTTTGGGATTATTTCGGAGCTGATTGGCACGTTCTCGCGTAAGGGAATCTTTGGCTATAAGTTTGTGGCCCTCTCGTCGGTGGCGATTGCTTTTTTGGGCTTTCTGGTCTGGGGCCATCACATGTTTGTTTCTGGCCAGTCGGCTACCGCCTCGACGGTTTTCTCGCTTTTGACGTTTCTGATCGGCGTCCCGACCGGAGTGAAGGTGCTTAACTGGGTGGCGTCACTTTATCGCGGTTCGATCTGGTTGCGTTCGCCGCTGCTGTATGCCCTCATGTTCTTGTTTGTCTTTCCGATCGGTGGATTTACTGGCATCGCCCTAGGAACGTTAGGGCTCGATGTGCCGCTTCACGACACCTACTTTGTGGTAGCCCATTTCCACTATGTGATGGTAGGCGGCATGTTTCTCTCGTTCCTGGGTGGGCTGCACTACTGGTGGCCGAAGATGTTTGGCCGGCTCTACAATGAGAAACTGGCACAACTTGCAGCGCTACTGATCTTTGTAGGCTTCAACGTGACGTTTTTCCCGCAGTTTATCCTGGGTACGCAGGGTATGCCGCGCCGCTACTTTGACTATGTGCCTGAGTTTACCACGCTGCACCAGATTTCGACGGTAGGGTCGTGGATTCTGGGGGTGGGGTTACTGCTGGTGGCTGGGTATCTATTGCATTCCCTCTTCAAGGGGCAAAAAGCTCCAGCCAATCCGTGGGGTGCGGGCACATTAGAGTGGACGCATACCGGCCGGATCCCTTCGCCGCACAACTTTGATCGGATTCCAGTAGTTACGCGCGGGCCTTACGACTATCACCTGGCTGAAGAAATCTTTGGCAATGGACGAGGCGAGGGGAACGGCGTCGTGGTGCAGCCCTCTGGACAGGCACAACAATCTCATTCCACAACTTGAAAGTAAACGATTCTAAGGACATGGCAGGAGCTTCGGAAGCCGTAACCAGCGTCCATGGGGCGGAGGCCCACCATCCGCCTTATCTGCAACACCATTTTGTGTCGGCTGAGCAGCAGTTCGATGCGGCTAAGCTCGGCATGTGGATCTTTTTGGCAACAGAAATCCTGCTTTTTAGCGGGATGTTTGTTGCCTATGCGGTCTATCGCGTCTGGCACCCGGAAGTGTTTCAAGCCGCCAGTAAATTGCTGGATTGGCGCCTGGGCGGGTTGAACACCCTGGTGCTGCTGGCTTCGTCGTACACGGTAGCGTTGGCCGTGCACTATGCCCAGCTGGGGAATCAAAAACGTCTACTTCAGAATCTTTGGCTGACGATTGCCCTGGCCGGCGTGTTTATGGTGGTGAAATACTTTGAATACACCGAAAAATTCCATCACCATATCTTCCCAGGCGGAAACTATGCCTACGAAGGGCTGCAAATTCCTTACGTAGGGCAGTTTTTTAGTATTTACTTTGTGATGACCGGTATTCACGGATTGCACGTGCTTGTGGGGATGGGGGTGCTGACCTGGGTAGCGCTGAAAGCGCGGCGCGGCGCGTTTAGCAGTGCCTACTATACCCCTGTGGAAATCTCGGCGCTTTACTGGCACTTGGTCGATATCATCTGGATTTTCCTGTTTCCTTTACTATATCTGATTCACTGAGGCAAACGGAGTTATGGCGCACGCTACGCACCATCACATTATTCCTCGACCGCTTTTGCTCAAGGTTTTTGTCACCTTGGTCGTGTTGACCATTATCACTGCGCTGACAGGTCAGGCAGACCTTGGGGCGCTCAACTTTTTGCATGTTCCGCTGGCTGTGGGTATTGCTGTCATTAAGGCAACGCTGGTGGTGCTCTTTTTTATGGGATTAAAGTACGATCGACCGATCAATGCCCTTTCGTTTATCATCGGACTGCTCATGGTCGGGGTGTTTTTGGCTTTTACGCTCTTAGACATGCTCTATCGCGGCGATATTGGCAATCTAGATCGCCAGCCTATTCGTGGCCCACAACTAGAGCAGATGGCTCCCCCTTCAGCCCACTAAAGCGCGGCTTAAGTGTGCTAAGAACGCCTGTTTGCAAAGACAGGCGTTTTGTATGGGATCTTTTGCATAAACCCTAGCGTGCTTAAAAAGCAAAGGAGCCCGAAAAAAGCGACATGTACCTGCTTTTGGCCTGTACCTTTGTGCCCATTTTGTTTTTTATGCTGGTATGGGCTGTTGTGACAGCGGGGCGGATTCTATTTCCGGAACGCCCGATGCCTTTCGACCGGAAATTTTCATTGCGAGGTTGGCGCATGCGTCCCCGCTACCGTATACCTGTCCCGACAGCAGCCGTACGTTTGCAAATGGGGCAGGATGAAGCAGACGGCTATGCTTTTGAGGCAGGTCACTCCGAGGGGCTTCCAGCAGGGTGGTATACCGATTTGTGGGAGCGCCGTAATTAATAGACCTTCTATTCGACAGGGTTGCAACAGTTCACGTACTGCCGATAAGGTGAATAGGCAGCAAGCAACGGGAAGAGGCTTGCTGGCCGATTGAACCTGCTGAAAGCATTAGCGGTAAGAGGGTCCGTTTACCGGAGACGTTGTATCCGCTCTAAGCCCATGAAGGTCATCGAGATTTTAGAGCAAGCAGCAGGTCCGCTGATCTCGTATGAAATCATCCCCCCACGACGGGGTGGATCTTTAGAAGAAGTGATGGCGGTCGTAGCAGAGCTGATGCCTTTTGACCCCCCCTTTATTGACGTGACCAGCCATGCGGCTGAAGTAGAATATGAGCCGCTTCCAGATGGCACGTTGCGCCCGCGCATTAAGCGTAAACGT
This Rhodothermus bifroesti DNA region includes the following protein-coding sequences:
- the coxB gene encoding cytochrome c oxidase subunit II, giving the protein MIWLQGTAWLPEAASSVASEVDALFHFWAWVSVVLFLGVIGATLFFVVRYRRRSIEEVPQPVKEKKLIELAWIVLPTILVLIVFTWGFRVYIKMYTAPPNAYEVLVHAYQWYWEFEYPNGVKTTNELHVPANRPVRLRMSSADVIHSLYVPAFRVKQDVLPDRYSTLWFEATQPGQYTIFCTEYCGTQHSGMVAKVVVHPEQEFEQWLQEAGVPEDMPLPELGARLYREKACFSCHSLDGSRGVGPTFKGLYGHEVELEDGSRVVADENYLRESILQPGAKIVRGYPNVMPASYASLSEREVAALIEFIKQQQ
- the nrfD gene encoding NrfD/PsrC family molybdoenzyme membrane anchor subunit — its product is MAHATAKDLSALARTDHEVEAPLVQGGLTFHDITELVSQHAEKKTPKTWWAVFIFPFLGTLTLVTMLSYLVWNGIGVWGNNVPVGWAWDIVNFVFWVGIGHAGTLISAILFLFRQRWRTSINRAAEAMTIFAVICALIFPTFHVGRVWVIYWTLPFPNQMEMWPQFKSPLLWDVFAVSSYFIVSLVFWYVGLIPDLATLRDRAARMGRKLRAKILGFLSLGWCGANRHWRNYEKAYMLLAGLATPLVLSVHSVVSFDFAVSIIPGWHTTIFPPYFVAGAIFSGFAMVVTLLVLARKAYGLENVITLDHLEKMNIIMLVTGTMVGFAYITEFFIAWYSGVPYERYAFINRATGPYAWAYWIMMSCNLIFPQFFWVKKLRRNIPFMFLASIVVNIGMWFERFVIIVTSLHRDFLPSSWDYYTPTWVDVLTLIGSFGLFLTLFMLFLRFVPMVAMAEVKGVLPEADPHYYEAHGDGHSRPAQVQLKDRHA
- a CDS encoding TAT-variant-translocated molybdopterin oxidoreductase; the encoded protein is MVLHDGAMIELPVVDASSPEEPTSGKRLWRSLRDLQRDPEWVQLARDEFMPGATEPPSGTSRRQFLQLMGASIALAGLTACRRPVEKILPYVRQPEQIIPGIPLYYATAMPFRGSLRPLLVESHEGRPTKIEGNPDHPISRGATGVFEQASLLNLYDPDRSQRVLHRGQPSSWADFVQFAQRLVAEAGSKRIAVLCEPSSSPTLAALRQELARRYAQVHWIEYAAEGDDNERLGLQQAFGQPVRARYRFSEARVIVSLDADFLGPTDRNFVENTREFAASRRIAQPGDEISRLYVVESAYTITGAMADHRLRLRASDIPAFAAALAAELGIEELRVAGARFASHPYVVEIARELREAGSRGVVLAGETQPPVVHALCAVLNDLLGSLGRTVTLHALEVPAQSQAEALATLMQALKAGEVDVLVLLNVNPVYDAPAALGFAEALAQVPEVIHLGLHVDETAQQSTWHLPAAHYLEAWGDGRAYDGTLSVIQPLIAPLYADAHSAIEVVALLASGQEQSGYDLVRNQWRVLLAGRGSFEQAWQRVLHDGFLPDSAYPTVSLRPTRQFLASWPTTTAEGLEVVFRLDPTVLDGSFANNAWCQELPDPMTKIVWDNVAILSPKTAEQLGITQRYHKGAYFVDVLELTLEGRSVALPAWILPGHPDQTITVNLGYGRQIRSNRSERKTSFFDLDDYTDIYNQGAIATGVGVNVAPLRRLDSPYVAQGVQLRKTGQTYKIVTTQDHGAMEGRPLVRMATLEEFRKQPKFAQEAEPPLEGLEPWAEYPTLWEERHPSRQPDFQNSDYYRNQWGMVIDLNACTGCNACVVACNSENNIVMVGKREVGRGREMHWLRIDRYFVSDEAHADNPQVVVQPVPCMHCENAPCESVCPVAATMHSPDGLNEMVYNRCIGTRYCSNNCPYKVRRFNWFNWVKTLPIQVQMAQNPDVTMRFRGVMEKCTYCVQRIREAQRQANVEQRPLRDGEVKTACQQACPAEAISFGDLNDPNSKVSRDKQNVRRYEMLAYLNVKPRTSYLARVTNPNPRLLEVETIA
- a CDS encoding SCO family protein; this encodes MFIAVSAYAQRSGQQLAVFEGVGITEQLGAQIPLNLTFYDESGQPVSLKAFFDGRRPVLLTLVYHDCPMLCNLMLDGLTRTLRQMTWAPGEQFQVLTISFNAIETPELARRQKARYLQELGRPEAAAGWHFLTGDSLSIQALTRAVGFHFRWVPAQQQFAHPAALIFLSGNGMVARYLYGLEHNAADVRKALVEASEGKVGNVLDQVILYCFQYDPNQNSYVANAYNLMRLGGGLTVLGLGVMLLFFWRRERRRQQQAMHAPA
- a CDS encoding DUF3341 domain-containing protein: MLKALQRAVRTSMGIYDPPSGQSVYGLLAEFSDPAALLHAARQVRKAGYQHFDAHSPFPIHGMDEAMGLGNSKVGFVALGGTVTGLALAWWMQWWMGAVDYPLNISGKPFFAIEPSVPIMFELTVLFSALAAVAGMLALNGLPRPYNPLFYSQNFSRVTDDGFFLFVAASDAKFDLVATRQLLEQLGGYNIEVIEDRGEEEWVEAPAAPAEVTVNAT
- a CDS encoding c-type cytochrome → MLRTSWTGLFLLLLLNGCRGMISSKPPVHPNLNMDFQEKFEAQELNPFFADRRAMRPPVPGTVARGLLKEDTPFYFGRTAEGAYVARVPVAVTAELVMRGRERYNIYCAVCHGAAGDGQGIIMRGNYGYTPAPSFHEDRLRTVEDGYIFEVITNGVRNMPAYAHQIPVADRWAIVAYVRALQRSQQATAADLPVEVLQELQQSTSSR